From Mauremys mutica isolate MM-2020 ecotype Southern chromosome 15, ASM2049712v1, whole genome shotgun sequence, one genomic window encodes:
- the MEIS3 gene encoding homeobox protein Meis3 isoform X3, translating to MNDYVHPLFPLLALVFEKCELATCSPRDTSGSYPGGDVCSSDSFNEDIAVFAKQIRTEKPLFSSNPELDNLMIQSIQVLRFHLLELEKVHDLCDNFCHRYITCLKGKMPIDLVIDDRDGGSKSDLEDFTGSCASLSDQNNSWIRDHDETGSTHSGTPGPSSGGIASQSGDNSSEPGDCLDNSVASPSTGDDDDLDRDKKRNKKRGIFPKVATNIMRAWLFQHLSHPYPSEEQKKQLAQDTGLTILQVNNWFINARRRIVQPMIDQSNRTGQGPPYSPEAQPMGGYVVDGQQHMAIRPPGPMGSMGIAMGVEGQWHYM from the exons ATGAATGACtacgt GCATCCCTTGTTCCCCTTGCTGGCCTTGGTCTTTGAGAAGTGTGAGCTGGCGACCTGCTCCCCCAGGGATACCTCGGGCTCTTACCCCGGTGGGGACGTCTGCTCCTCCGATTCCTTCAACGAGGACATAGCCGTCTTCGCTAAACAG ATTAGGACAGAAAAACCTTTATTTTCTTCCAATCCTGAGCTGGATAATTTG ATGATCCAGTCAATCCAGGTGCTGCGCTTCCATCtcttggaattagaaaag GTACACGACCTGTGCGACAATTTCTGCCACCGCTACATCACCTGCCTGAAGGGGAAGATGCCCATCGACCTGGTGATCGACGATCGGGACGGGGGCTCCAAATCCGACCTGGAGGACTTCACGGGCTCCTGCGCCAGCCTCTCCGACCAG AACAACTCCTGGATCCGAGACCACGACGAGACGGGGTCCACGCACTCGGGCACCCCAGGCCCCTCCAGTGGGGGCATCGCCTCGCAGAGCGGCGACAACTCCAGCGAGCCAG GGGACTGCCTGGACAACAGCGTGGCCTCCCCCAGCACCGGGGACGACGACGACCTGGACCGGGACAAAAAACGCAACAAGAAACGGGGGATCTTCCCCAAAGTCGCCACCAACATCATGCGGGCCTGGCTGTTCCAGCACCTGTCG CACCCGTACCCCTCGGAGGAGCAGAAGAAGCAGCTGGCGCAGGACACGGGGCTCACCATCCTGCAGGTCAATAACTG GTTTATTAACGCCCGGAGGCGCATCGTCCAGCCAATGATCGACCAGTCCAACCGCACAG GCCAGGGGCCGCCCTACAGCCCCGAGGCGCAGCCCATGGGCGGGTACGTCGTGGACGGGCAGCAGCACATGGCCATCCGCCCCCCAG gtcCGATGGGCAGTATGGGCATTGCCATGGGAGTGGAGGGCCAGTGGCACTACATGTGA